CGAGCGCACACTGGCCGACTGGGTGAGGAAAGCCGGTGAACACGCGCAGCGTGTTCACGAGCACCTTGTCTGTCAGGGCCAGTTGCATCTCGGGCAGGTGCAGGCGGACGAACTCTGGTGTCGGACCCAACGGGGCGTGCGGTGGCTGGCAACGGCCGTCTGCGTCTCCTCACGACTGCTCCTGTGGGGTGCGTTGGCTGCTGAGCGAACGCACGCCCTGATCGCCGAGGTCGTGAATCAGGTGCACTGCGCTGCACAGCTTCAATCACCAGTGCTGTGGGCAACAGATGGATACGGCGCGTGGAAAACACAGGTTCTCAGGATGTTCCGGACGCCGCGGCACACTGGGCGCCGTGGGCGCCCAGCGTTGGTGCCCTGGGCGGAGTTGCACATCGTGCAGGTCGTGAAACGAACCTCCCGTGACCGAATCGAGCGACGCATCGCATTCGGTGATCTCTTCGAAGCGCTGCACCTGATCGAAGCGTCGCAAGGTCGCCCGGGTACCGTGAACACCGCATTCGTGGAACGGTTGAACGCGACCCTCCGGACGTGGTTGCCGGCACTGGTCCGTCGCTCCCGGCATGCCGGGAGCGACGGCGAGCGACTGGAACGTCACTTCTTCCTGGTGTTGGCGGCGTACAACCTCATTCGTCCACATCGGTCACTTCGGGTGCAGGTGAATGGTCGGTGGGTGGATCGAACGCCGGGGATGGCCGCAGGTGTGACGGATCACGCCTGGACGGTCGCGGAACTGCTCCGCTATCGGATCGAACCGTTTGTTGAAGCCGCATGATTCAACTCCACGCTGTCCTGTGGTCCTACCCTGCACCTGCTCCAGGTCAGCCTGGTCTACGTCAATACGCTGATGATGCAGCAGGTGCTGTCAGAGCCGGAGTGGCAGGGGCAGTTGACCGGGGCGGACCTGCGGGCCTTGACCCCACTGAAGTGGCAGCACATCAATCCCTACGGCACCTTCACGCTGAATATGCATGAGCGGCTGCCACTCAGGGTCTAGCGGGTACAGGCGAGTTGGACAAATTTTTGTCCTTCGCTAGGTTAAGCCCGACTCGTGCTGCTGTCCGCGAGGGCCTGTGCGTGCCGGAGGGCTTCTCGGTAGTCCTTGTCGCGGGTGTAGCCGAGGGTCTGGGGCGTGCCGGGGTGGTCGCGCAACGCAGCGCGGCGGATCTGGCCTGGGGGAATGAAGGGGAGGTCGTGGTCGCGGGTGACCTGTCGGAGGCGGAGGCGGAGGGCGTCCTGGGTGTCGTAGGGGAACATGCGGAGGTCCTCGGTGCGGCCGTGCGTGTCCGGGTAGAGGGGGTCGTAGCCGGCGCGTTGATGGAGGCGGGTCAGGGCGGCTTCGGTCTGGGGGGTGAGGGGGGTGATGAGGTCACCGCGCAGGAGGGTGCCCTCGTCTGGGGTGAAGGCGCTCCATTTGAGGCGGAGGAGGATGCTGCTGGGGAGGGCGTGGTGCCAGAGGAGGAGGATGGCGGCGTGGAGGGCGGGGTCTTTGTGGGCGACTTTCAGGAGGCGGTCGAGGTCGTCTCTGGTGGGAAGGGGGTCGTCGGCGCGTTCGGCGGTGGCGTTCTGGAAGTCGATGAGGGGGTCGCCGGTGAGGAGGGCGAGGCGGCGCAGGGCTTTGTAGAGGGCGCGGAGGGTGCTGATGCGGGCGTTGCGGGTGTTGGGTTTGGCGCTTGAGCCGTCGAGGTTGGTGGCGAGGATGGTGTGGAGCCAGGGGTGGAAGTCGGGTGGGGGGCGGAGGAGGCTGAGGTGGTCGCGGTGGGCAGCGTGGAGGATGGGTTTGAGGTTGCTGATGTGTTGGGCGGGGGTGCCCTGGAGGAGTTGGTGGTGGTGGAGGGTGGTGATGAGGGTGTCGGGGTCGGCGTCTCTGAGGGCTTGGGTGACCTGCTGGGCGAGCTGGTCGTGGGGGTGGGTCATGCGAATGAGTGTATCTGGCGGCATATAGCTAAAGGGTGTGATAAAGCGTCTCTGCTCTTCTTCGTCACCCCTACGTCCACCATCGCAGGGGTGCCACTAACACTTGTTCAGTCTTGGTTGTGTGGGAAGCCGGGGCCGTTTCACACGCGAGTGAGACTGGATGCTCCGACTCGTGATGCTGCAGCACTCGCCTATGCACGGCAGACTTACCGATCAGCAACAGTGAAGCACCGTAGACGTGGCTGGTACGACGTCACCATCCCCGAATTCGAGTGGGATGGAACACCCTGCACCCTCGTGAACCACTTCCGCGTGGCACGGCCACCCAGTCAGGAAGGTCGAGGCCTGCATGAAACCGCGGCCCG
The Deinococcus sp. JMULE3 genome window above contains:
- a CDS encoding transposase; protein product: MAFKIDERTLADWVRKAGEHAQRVHEHLVCQGQLHLGQVQADELWCRTQRGVRWLATAVCVSSRLLLWGALAAERTHALIAEVVNQVHCAAQLQSPVLWATDGYGAWKTQVLRMFRTPRHTGRRGRPALVPWAELHIVQVVKRTSRDRIERRIAFGDLFEALHLIEASQGRPGTVNTAFVERLNATLRTWLPALVRRSRHAGSDGERLERHFFLVLAAYNLIRPHRSLRVQVNGRWVDRTPGMAAGVTDHAWTVAELLRYRIEPFVEAA